In one Dermatophilaceae bacterium Sec6.4 genomic region, the following are encoded:
- a CDS encoding MaoC family dehydratase, whose translation MRTFNGLDELEAVVGEELGVSEWHTVTQEQVNTFADATGDHQWIHVDVEKAKQGPFGGTIAHGYLTLSLIPSMVWEIYTVQGLSMGINYGSNKVRFPTPVPVGSRVRASAKLTALNRGASGAQSVVTVTVELEGSDKPACVAETVAVLVP comes from the coding sequence ATGCGTACATTCAATGGACTGGATGAGTTGGAAGCCGTCGTCGGGGAAGAGCTCGGCGTGAGCGAGTGGCACACGGTCACGCAGGAGCAGGTGAACACCTTCGCGGACGCCACCGGTGACCACCAGTGGATCCACGTCGACGTGGAGAAGGCGAAGCAGGGTCCGTTCGGTGGCACGATCGCGCACGGATACCTCACCTTGTCGCTCATCCCGTCGATGGTCTGGGAGATCTACACGGTGCAGGGCCTGTCGATGGGGATCAATTACGGCTCCAACAAGGTGCGCTTCCCCACCCCGGTGCCGGTCGGCTCCAGAGTGCGCGCGAGCGCCAAGCTCACCGCGCTGAACCGGGGCGCGAGCGGCGCTCAGAGCGTCGTGACGGTGACCGTTGAGCTCGAGGGTAGTGACAAACCGGCCTGCGTCGCCGAGACCGTCGCGGTGCTCGTGCCGTGA
- a CDS encoding long-chain fatty acid--CoA ligase yields the protein MPTLSVASILSDSAKRRPDKVAIVQGERRVTYAQLWDSSLRVAGALAERGVGPGSRVALFAPNVIEFVSGYYGVIAAGATAVMISPLLTPAEGGEMVRRSGADLVLFHESVGQLAAAIAQQGGASAILVSELATYPDPLPTYVTRAPDDIAVLIFTSGTTGRPKAVMLSHLNLIMTVLNMAYDSDTPANSQDVVMGCLPLFHIFGQQASMNTPLRVGATMVLMPRFDAAACLRSFNDEGVTVFAGVPTMFVQLLQAAARPGAPGIPLMKRVASGGAALPVAVLEQVEATFGAQITEGYGLSETSPGATSNQQVYGVRPGTVGHPSWGVEVEIADSAIEDRVELIPVGERGEVVVRGHCVFEGYLDDPEATAAAIQDGWFRTGDIGVKDADGFLSIVDRKKDLIIRGGFNIYPREVEEVLVTHPDVQMAAVVGVPDAEYGEEIVAFVTLIAGSVSTADDIQLFAREHLARYKYPRTVHVREDLPLGPSMKILRRELRRQAGADS from the coding sequence ATGCCGACACTGTCCGTGGCGAGCATCCTGTCCGACTCGGCCAAGCGCCGCCCTGACAAGGTGGCGATCGTCCAGGGCGAGCGGCGGGTGACGTATGCGCAGCTGTGGGACAGCAGTCTGCGGGTGGCCGGCGCCCTCGCCGAGCGCGGTGTCGGTCCGGGGTCGCGGGTCGCGCTGTTCGCGCCGAACGTCATCGAGTTCGTCAGTGGCTACTACGGGGTCATCGCGGCCGGTGCGACCGCGGTAATGATCTCGCCGCTGCTGACCCCCGCAGAGGGCGGCGAGATGGTCCGAAGGTCGGGCGCCGACCTCGTGCTGTTCCATGAGTCCGTGGGACAACTGGCTGCGGCCATTGCGCAGCAGGGCGGCGCCAGCGCGATCCTGGTGAGCGAGCTGGCAACGTACCCTGACCCGCTACCCACCTACGTCACCCGGGCGCCCGACGACATCGCCGTGCTGATCTTCACCAGTGGCACCACGGGCCGGCCCAAGGCGGTGATGCTCTCCCACCTGAATCTGATCATGACGGTGCTGAACATGGCCTATGACTCCGACACCCCGGCAAACTCCCAGGACGTGGTCATGGGATGTCTGCCGTTGTTCCACATCTTCGGTCAGCAGGCGTCGATGAACACCCCGCTGCGGGTCGGCGCGACGATGGTCCTGATGCCACGGTTCGATGCGGCTGCCTGTCTGCGCAGCTTCAATGACGAAGGGGTCACTGTGTTCGCCGGGGTGCCCACGATGTTCGTGCAGTTGCTGCAGGCGGCCGCCCGACCCGGTGCACCGGGTATCCCGCTGATGAAGCGGGTCGCCTCCGGTGGAGCTGCCCTGCCGGTAGCGGTGCTAGAGCAGGTCGAAGCAACATTCGGGGCGCAGATCACCGAGGGTTACGGGCTGTCGGAGACCTCACCCGGCGCCACGTCGAACCAGCAGGTCTACGGCGTGCGGCCGGGCACCGTCGGTCACCCGTCCTGGGGAGTGGAAGTGGAGATTGCCGACAGCGCGATCGAGGACCGGGTCGAACTGATCCCGGTGGGCGAACGCGGTGAGGTCGTGGTGCGCGGACACTGCGTTTTCGAGGGCTACCTCGATGATCCCGAAGCCACTGCTGCGGCCATCCAGGACGGCTGGTTCCGCACCGGAGACATCGGGGTGAAGGACGCGGACGGTTTTCTGTCGATCGTGGACCGCAAGAAGGACCTGATCATCCGTGGCGGGTTCAACATCTACCCCCGCGAGGTCGAAGAAGTCCTGGTGACCCATCCTGACGTACAGATGGCAGCCGTCGTCGGCGTGCCCGACGCCGAGTACGGTGAGGAGATCGTCGCGTTCGTGACGCTGATTGCCGGCTCGGTCAGCACGGCAGACGATATTCAGCTGTTTGCCCGAGAACATCTCGCGCGGTACAAATATCCCCGCACGGTTCATGTCCGGGAAGATCTGCCGCTCGGACCGTCGATGAAAATTCTGCGCCGGGAGCTTCGCAGGCAGGCCGGCGCGGACAGCTGA
- a CDS encoding acyl-CoA dehydrogenase family protein — protein MDFDYDERTKALMTQLREFVDERVIPSVDTFHAELDASDDRWAWSRSATLQTLRDDARSQGLWNLFLPGEHGAGLTNLQYAPLAEITGRALELAPATVNCSAPDTGNMEVLEQFGTPEQQDQWLKPLLEGRIRSSFAMTEPAVASSDATNIETRIERDGDEYVINGRKWWITGAMNPDAAILIVMGKTDPGAERHRQQSQILVPRDTPGVQMVRGMTVYGYDDNDHGGHAEIIFDNVRVPVSNLISGEGEGFAIAQARLGPGRIHHCMRCIGVAELAVELMCTRVSERVAFGRPLAEQGVIRDWIAESRVRIEQLRLLVLKTAWLMDTVGNKGAHAEIQAIKIATPRTVEWILDKAIQAHGAGGLSQDFPLARAMAGIRTLRFADGPDEVHKNSLAKRELRRHTS, from the coding sequence ATGGACTTCGATTACGACGAGCGCACCAAGGCGCTGATGACCCAGCTACGCGAATTCGTCGACGAGCGGGTGATTCCCTCCGTCGACACCTTCCACGCGGAGTTGGACGCGTCCGATGATCGTTGGGCGTGGTCGCGTAGCGCGACCCTGCAGACCCTGCGGGACGATGCGCGCTCGCAGGGGTTGTGGAACCTGTTCCTGCCCGGCGAGCACGGCGCCGGCCTGACGAACCTGCAGTACGCGCCGCTTGCCGAGATCACCGGCCGAGCCCTGGAGCTGGCGCCTGCGACGGTGAACTGTTCCGCACCGGACACCGGGAATATGGAGGTGCTGGAGCAGTTCGGCACCCCCGAGCAGCAGGACCAGTGGCTGAAACCGTTGCTGGAGGGCAGGATCAGGTCGTCGTTCGCGATGACCGAGCCGGCCGTCGCCTCCTCTGATGCCACCAACATCGAGACCCGGATCGAACGGGACGGTGACGAATACGTCATCAACGGTCGCAAGTGGTGGATCACCGGTGCGATGAACCCCGACGCGGCCATCCTGATCGTGATGGGTAAGACCGATCCGGGGGCTGAGCGACACCGTCAGCAGAGCCAGATCCTGGTGCCGCGTGACACCCCCGGTGTGCAGATGGTGCGCGGGATGACCGTCTACGGGTACGACGACAACGACCACGGTGGGCACGCCGAGATCATTTTCGACAATGTCCGGGTGCCGGTGAGCAACCTGATCAGCGGCGAGGGCGAGGGCTTCGCGATTGCCCAGGCCCGCCTCGGCCCGGGTCGGATCCACCACTGCATGCGCTGTATCGGCGTCGCCGAGCTCGCCGTCGAGCTCATGTGTACCCGGGTCAGCGAGCGGGTCGCCTTCGGTCGGCCGCTCGCCGAGCAGGGCGTCATCCGCGACTGGATCGCCGAATCACGGGTGCGCATCGAGCAGTTGCGCCTGCTGGTGCTCAAGACCGCGTGGCTGATGGACACGGTCGGCAACAAGGGCGCGCACGCCGAGATCCAGGCCATCAAGATCGCCACTCCACGAACGGTTGAGTGGATCCTGGACAAGGCCATTCAGGCGCACGGAGCGGGCGGCCTGAGTCAGGACTTCCCGCTGGCGCGGGCAATGGCGGGTATCCGCACGTTGCGGTTCGCCGATGGTCCCGATGAGGTGCACAAGAACTCGCTGGCGAAGCGGGAGTTGCGCCGGCACACGAGTTAG
- a CDS encoding PD-(D/E)XK nuclease family protein has translation MARPHASSAESGSVPGVRRAALSPSRASDFMQCPLLYRYRTIDKLPEPPSPAAARGTLVHSVLERLFDVSAPERTIEHARTLIRPQWDALVADEPELATLVAAGPDGMQQWIDDAAALVGRWFTLEDPTRLEPAERELYVEAQVDGLTLRGYVDRLDVAPTGEVRVVDYKTGRSPSQLFEAKALFQMKFYALVIWRTRGVVPRMLQLVYLGNSEIVRYEPEERDLVATERKVQALWAAIERAAADGDWRPSPSRLCDWCSFRDICPAHGGTAPPLPEHARELAVDPVRSGAVADPE, from the coding sequence ATGGCGCGACCTCATGCATCGTCCGCGGAATCCGGCTCTGTACCGGGTGTCCGTCGGGCGGCGCTGTCCCCCAGCCGAGCTTCGGACTTCATGCAGTGTCCGCTGCTGTACCGCTACCGCACGATCGACAAACTGCCCGAGCCGCCCAGCCCGGCGGCCGCCCGCGGAACGCTCGTGCACTCCGTGCTCGAGCGGTTGTTCGACGTGTCGGCGCCCGAGCGCACCATCGAACATGCCCGCACCCTGATCCGGCCACAGTGGGATGCTCTGGTCGCGGACGAGCCGGAGCTGGCAACTCTCGTCGCAGCGGGTCCGGACGGAATGCAGCAGTGGATCGACGACGCAGCCGCCCTGGTCGGGCGGTGGTTCACGCTGGAGGACCCGACGCGGTTGGAGCCGGCCGAACGTGAGCTCTACGTGGAGGCACAGGTCGACGGGCTGACCCTGCGCGGGTACGTGGACCGGTTGGATGTAGCGCCGACCGGTGAGGTGCGCGTCGTGGACTACAAGACCGGCCGCTCACCCTCACAGCTGTTCGAGGCGAAAGCCCTGTTCCAGATGAAGTTCTACGCCCTGGTGATCTGGCGAACACGTGGCGTGGTGCCGCGCATGCTGCAGCTGGTCTACCTCGGAAATTCCGAGATCGTCCGCTACGAACCGGAAGAACGCGACCTCGTGGCGACCGAGCGCAAGGTGCAGGCCCTGTGGGCGGCCATCGAGCGGGCCGCGGCCGACGGCGACTGGCGACCCAGTCCCTCGCGGCTGTGCGACTGGTGCAGCTTCCGCGACATATGTCCCGCCCATGGCGGTACCGCGCCACCATTGCCGGAGCACGCTCGTGAACTGGCCGTCGATCCCGTGCGCTCAGGTGCTGTCGCCGACCCTGAATGA
- a CDS encoding HAD family phosphatase — MSLPQAVLWDMDGTIVDTEPYWIDAEHALVQSYGGTWTQELAHECVGNELIVSAQIIRANSPVTLPAADIVQVLLSSVVAAMKVHVPWRPGAQELLLSCREAGVPNALVTMSYRSFAQVLVDALPEGTFSAVITGEAVSEGKPSPEPYLAACRALGVDPADCVAIEDSPPGVRSAVAAGVRTIGVPHIVALPDLPDAVQIASLAGLGPDDLLRLFAPS; from the coding sequence GTGTCGCTACCCCAAGCCGTGCTGTGGGACATGGATGGCACGATCGTGGATACCGAGCCCTACTGGATCGACGCCGAGCATGCCCTGGTGCAGTCCTACGGCGGTACCTGGACGCAGGAGCTGGCCCATGAGTGCGTGGGCAACGAGCTGATCGTGTCGGCGCAGATCATCCGGGCCAATTCCCCGGTGACACTGCCGGCAGCCGACATCGTGCAGGTGTTGCTGAGCTCGGTGGTTGCTGCCATGAAGGTGCACGTCCCCTGGCGACCCGGTGCGCAGGAGCTGTTGCTCAGCTGCCGCGAGGCGGGCGTGCCCAACGCGTTGGTGACGATGTCGTACCGGTCTTTTGCTCAGGTGCTGGTGGATGCGCTGCCGGAGGGCACCTTCTCCGCCGTGATCACCGGCGAAGCCGTGAGCGAAGGCAAACCGTCGCCGGAGCCCTACCTCGCGGCGTGCCGTGCGCTCGGTGTCGACCCAGCGGACTGTGTTGCCATCGAGGACTCACCACCGGGTGTCCGATCAGCGGTAGCTGCCGGGGTCCGAACCATCGGGGTGCCGCACATCGTCGCGCTGCCCGACCTACCTGACGCGGTGCAGATTGCGTCGTTGGCCGGTCTGGGCCCCGATGATCTGCTGCGGTTGTTTGCTCCCAGCTGA
- a CDS encoding phosphotransferase family protein, with amino-acid sequence MSDSPKGLDLTALSQYLEEHAPDCLSGELSAAIVAGGKSNLTYAVTDGTRQVIVRRPPLGHVLSTAHDMVREHTVITALAPTDVPVPATYAVCADESVIGAPFYVMQFVQGTPYRDASQLEPLGVDRTRAIGHRLVDTLVALHAVDYDAVGLGQFGRPEGFLERQVRRWRKQMTASSSRDLPGADELSDLLAARVPTGGDVSVLHGDYRLDNLLVTSDDGIGAVLDWEMATLGDPLSDVALFVVYQRLSQLTPDSGVSDVASAPGYPDTEAMLERYTRASGRDVSHIGWHLGLAYYKLATILEGIHYRYIHGQTVGPGFEHVGTAVGPLVDAGLTALREG; translated from the coding sequence GTGAGCGACAGCCCGAAGGGTCTGGATCTCACCGCGCTCTCGCAATACCTGGAAGAACACGCGCCGGACTGCCTCAGCGGTGAGTTGAGCGCCGCGATCGTGGCCGGCGGCAAGTCCAATCTGACCTACGCCGTCACTGACGGCACCCGGCAGGTCATCGTGCGGCGGCCACCGCTGGGGCACGTGCTGTCCACAGCGCACGACATGGTGCGCGAGCACACGGTCATCACGGCGCTCGCACCGACCGACGTACCGGTTCCCGCCACGTACGCCGTATGCGCGGACGAGAGCGTCATCGGCGCGCCGTTCTACGTCATGCAGTTCGTGCAGGGCACGCCCTACCGCGACGCCTCCCAGTTGGAGCCACTCGGCGTAGACCGCACCCGGGCTATCGGCCACCGGTTGGTGGACACCCTCGTTGCGTTGCACGCCGTCGACTACGACGCGGTCGGGCTCGGTCAGTTCGGCCGACCGGAGGGTTTCTTGGAGCGCCAGGTGCGTCGCTGGCGCAAGCAGATGACCGCCTCCAGCAGTCGTGACCTGCCAGGCGCCGATGAATTGTCGGATCTTCTGGCAGCGCGGGTTCCGACGGGTGGTGACGTGTCGGTTCTGCACGGCGACTACCGGCTGGACAACCTCCTCGTGACGTCGGACGACGGGATCGGCGCGGTACTCGACTGGGAGATGGCAACGCTCGGTGATCCGCTGTCGGACGTTGCACTTTTCGTCGTCTATCAACGGCTTTCGCAACTGACGCCCGATTCTGGTGTCTCAGACGTGGCCAGCGCGCCGGGTTACCCCGACACGGAAGCCATGCTGGAGCGGTACACCCGTGCCAGCGGCCGCGACGTGTCACACATCGGCTGGCACCTGGGCTTGGCGTACTACAAGCTGGCGACCATCCTGGAAGGCATTCACTACCGATACATCCATGGCCAGACCGTCGGCCCCGGTTTCGAACACGTAGGGACGGCGGTCGGCCCCCTCGTGGACGCGGGGCTCACAGCCCTGCGGGAAGGCTGA
- a CDS encoding PAC2 family protein has translation MIEFEDIPLLRDPIMIAAFEGWNDAGETASSTLAHLISMWDAQPLCAMDPELYYDFQVNRPQVSGTGADRMLTWPTTKVFLARDTPLERDVLLVQGIEPSMRWLGYTRELMGLAAEVDVAMIVTLGGLLADVPHTRPIPVTVTSDDEQSQLRYDVEASKYEGPSGIVGVLAEAARSAGVPQLSCWAAVPHYAGGSPSPKATLALLARLEELLDTLIGHADLPDLARAWEHGVDELAASDDEVADYVHSLEEAQDTTELPEASGDAIAREFQRYLRRRDDQDE, from the coding sequence GTGATCGAGTTCGAGGACATTCCCTTGCTGCGGGATCCGATCATGATCGCCGCATTCGAGGGTTGGAACGATGCCGGCGAGACGGCGAGTTCGACGTTGGCCCACCTGATCTCGATGTGGGATGCACAACCGTTGTGCGCGATGGATCCTGAGCTCTACTACGACTTCCAGGTCAACCGACCACAGGTCTCCGGAACCGGCGCGGACCGGATGCTCACCTGGCCGACGACCAAGGTCTTCCTGGCGCGCGACACCCCCCTGGAACGCGATGTGCTTCTGGTCCAGGGCATTGAACCGTCGATGCGCTGGCTGGGGTACACCCGCGAGCTGATGGGACTGGCGGCCGAAGTCGATGTGGCCATGATCGTGACGTTGGGAGGGCTGCTTGCCGACGTGCCGCACACTCGACCGATACCGGTGACCGTGACCTCCGATGATGAGCAGTCCCAACTGCGGTACGACGTGGAGGCGAGCAAGTACGAGGGTCCGTCGGGCATCGTCGGCGTGCTGGCCGAAGCAGCCCGTTCGGCGGGCGTGCCTCAGCTGTCCTGTTGGGCGGCAGTTCCGCACTATGCCGGTGGAAGCCCGTCCCCCAAGGCGACACTGGCGTTGCTGGCCAGGCTGGAGGAGCTGCTCGACACCCTGATCGGACACGCCGACCTGCCGGATCTGGCCCGGGCGTGGGAGCACGGGGTGGATGAACTGGCCGCTTCGGACGACGAGGTCGCGGATTACGTGCACTCGCTGGAGGAGGCGCAGGACACCACCGAGCTGCCCGAGGCGAGTGGGGACGCCATCGCGCGAGAATTTCAGCGCTACCTGCGCCGACGCGACGACCAGGACGAATAG
- the metH gene encoding methionine synthase → MGTMIQRHRLGEAEYRGERFADWDSDLKGNNDLLSLTQPELIGSIHAEYLAGGADFIETNTFNSQRISLSDYGMQDLAYEFNVASARLAREACDIATEQDPQRPRYVAGALGPTGRTASISPDVNDPSKRNVTFEELVEAYLEQANGLVDGGADLLLIETIFDTLNAKAAIFAVETLFEQRERRWPVIISGTITDASGRTLTGQVTEAFWNSVRHAKPLAVGLNCALGAAEMRQYVQELSNIADCFISCYPNAGLPNAFGEYDEEPDHMGDIVGSFAADGLVNILGGCCGTTPEHITAIAERAAHHSPRVVPSIPPALRLSGLEPMTVLPDSLFVNVGERTNITGSARFRKLIKAGDYTAALAVARQQVEAGAQVIDINMDEGMIDGVEAMDRFAKLIASEPDICRVPVMVDSSKWEVIEAGLRCIQGKSIVNSISMKEGVEAFKERARLCRKYGAAIVVMAFDEDGQADNLQRRKDICQTAYRILVDEVGFPAEDIIFDPNAFALATGIEEHSNYGVDYIEATRWIRANLPYAGISGGVSNVSFSFRGNNPVRESIHAVFLYHAIKAGMTMGIVNAGALVVYDQIDPELRERIEDVVLNRRPDAAERLLEIAERHNATGPQTPAQQQEWRSLPLRERITHALVKGIDEHVVDDTEQLRLELVESGGRPLDVIEGPLMDGMGVVGDLFGAGKMFLPQVVKSARVMKKAVAHLIPFIEAERKPGDAARTKGKIVMATVKGDVHDIGKNIVGVVLQCNNYDVVDLGVMVPARKILDAAKAENADVIGLSGLITPSLDEMVGFAEEMERLGLDIPLLIGGATTSRAHTAVKIDPKYSGPVVWVKDASRSVPTVAALLSDERRGKLLADVDADYTSLRARHAAKRTDRKLIGYDTARERRSPVDWSDYVPPRPHFLSDQDEVDGPTAWTKTFAEFPLGTLREYIDWQPFFNAWEMKGRFPDILNNPATGDVARKLWDDAQAMLDTVIEEKWLTANGVAGFFPAAAVGDDVELYTGEDRSDIRLKLHHLRQQGDHRPGVPNRSLADYVAPKDTGLRDYVGGFAVTAGLGAQEHIMKFKDDLDDYSAILLESLADRLAEAFAECLHKIVRHELWGYAPDEKLDNLELIGEKYVGIRPAPGYPACPDHTEKATIWELLNVEQETGMELTESMAMWPGASVSGLYFSHPASQYFVVGRVGQDQVTDYAERKGWSMQVAEKWLSPNLGYDPES, encoded by the coding sequence ATGGGCACCATGATCCAGCGACATCGACTGGGCGAGGCGGAGTACCGCGGCGAACGATTTGCGGACTGGGACAGTGACCTCAAGGGCAACAACGACCTGCTGTCGCTGACCCAGCCGGAGCTGATCGGCTCGATTCACGCGGAGTATCTGGCGGGTGGCGCCGACTTCATCGAGACCAACACCTTCAACTCCCAGCGCATCTCGCTGTCCGACTACGGCATGCAGGACCTCGCCTACGAATTCAATGTCGCCTCGGCGCGATTGGCCCGCGAGGCGTGTGACATTGCCACCGAGCAGGATCCGCAGCGCCCTCGGTATGTCGCCGGTGCGTTGGGCCCGACCGGGCGCACCGCGTCCATCTCCCCGGATGTCAACGACCCGAGCAAACGCAACGTGACATTCGAGGAGCTGGTGGAGGCCTATCTCGAGCAGGCCAACGGACTGGTCGACGGCGGCGCGGACCTCCTGCTGATCGAGACCATCTTCGACACCCTGAACGCGAAGGCTGCCATCTTCGCCGTGGAGACGCTCTTCGAGCAGCGCGAACGCCGGTGGCCCGTCATCATTTCCGGCACCATCACCGATGCTTCGGGCCGGACCCTGACCGGTCAGGTCACCGAGGCCTTCTGGAACAGCGTGCGGCACGCCAAGCCGCTCGCGGTCGGCCTCAACTGCGCGCTCGGAGCCGCCGAGATGCGGCAGTACGTGCAGGAACTGTCCAACATCGCGGACTGCTTCATCTCCTGCTACCCCAACGCAGGGCTACCCAATGCTTTCGGCGAATACGACGAAGAGCCCGACCACATGGGCGACATCGTCGGGTCGTTCGCGGCCGACGGCCTGGTCAATATCCTCGGCGGATGCTGCGGCACGACGCCGGAGCACATCACCGCAATTGCGGAACGGGCCGCTCACCACTCACCCAGGGTGGTCCCGAGCATCCCGCCGGCCCTGCGGCTGTCCGGTCTCGAGCCGATGACGGTGCTGCCCGACTCGTTGTTCGTGAACGTTGGAGAGCGCACCAACATCACCGGATCCGCGCGCTTCCGCAAACTGATCAAGGCGGGTGACTACACCGCAGCGCTCGCGGTGGCACGCCAACAGGTCGAAGCGGGCGCCCAGGTCATCGACATCAACATGGACGAGGGGATGATCGACGGTGTCGAGGCGATGGACCGCTTCGCGAAGCTGATCGCCTCCGAGCCCGATATCTGCCGGGTGCCGGTGATGGTCGATTCCTCCAAGTGGGAGGTCATCGAGGCCGGGCTGCGTTGCATCCAGGGCAAATCGATCGTCAACTCCATCTCGATGAAAGAAGGAGTCGAGGCGTTCAAGGAACGCGCCCGGCTGTGTCGTAAATACGGTGCGGCGATTGTGGTCATGGCGTTCGACGAAGACGGCCAGGCCGACAATCTTCAGCGCCGCAAGGACATCTGCCAGACGGCGTACCGGATCCTGGTGGACGAGGTGGGCTTCCCGGCCGAGGACATCATCTTCGACCCCAATGCCTTCGCGCTGGCCACCGGTATCGAGGAGCACTCGAACTACGGCGTCGACTACATCGAGGCGACGCGGTGGATCAGGGCGAACCTGCCGTACGCGGGTATCTCCGGCGGCGTCTCCAACGTCTCGTTCTCCTTCCGGGGCAACAACCCGGTGCGGGAGTCGATCCACGCGGTCTTCCTCTACCACGCCATCAAGGCCGGCATGACGATGGGAATCGTGAACGCAGGCGCACTGGTCGTCTACGACCAGATCGACCCTGAATTGCGCGAGCGCATCGAGGACGTCGTATTGAACCGTCGCCCGGATGCGGCCGAGCGGCTGCTGGAAATCGCCGAACGGCACAACGCGACCGGCCCGCAGACCCCCGCCCAGCAGCAGGAATGGCGCTCATTGCCGTTGCGCGAACGGATCACCCACGCGTTGGTCAAGGGCATCGACGAGCACGTGGTGGACGACACCGAGCAGCTGCGGCTGGAGCTGGTCGAGAGCGGCGGCCGGCCCCTGGACGTCATCGAGGGTCCGCTGATGGACGGAATGGGCGTCGTCGGCGACCTGTTCGGTGCGGGCAAGATGTTCCTGCCTCAGGTGGTGAAGTCGGCCCGGGTGATGAAGAAAGCAGTGGCACACCTCATCCCGTTCATCGAGGCGGAGCGGAAGCCAGGGGATGCCGCACGCACCAAGGGCAAGATCGTGATGGCGACGGTCAAGGGCGACGTGCACGACATCGGCAAGAACATCGTCGGAGTCGTGCTGCAGTGCAACAACTACGACGTCGTCGACCTCGGTGTGATGGTGCCGGCACGGAAGATCCTGGATGCCGCGAAAGCCGAGAACGCCGATGTGATCGGGCTGTCCGGGCTGATCACGCCGTCGCTGGATGAAATGGTCGGTTTCGCCGAGGAGATGGAGCGCCTCGGCCTCGATATCCCCCTCCTGATCGGTGGCGCCACCACCTCGCGCGCGCACACTGCCGTCAAGATCGACCCGAAGTACTCCGGTCCCGTGGTGTGGGTCAAGGACGCCTCGCGTTCGGTGCCCACCGTGGCTGCCCTGTTGTCCGACGAGCGTCGGGGAAAGCTGCTCGCCGACGTGGACGCCGACTACACCTCGTTGCGCGCCCGCCATGCCGCGAAGCGCACCGATCGCAAATTGATCGGCTACGACACGGCCCGCGAGCGTCGTAGTCCGGTCGACTGGTCCGACTACGTCCCGCCGCGCCCGCACTTTCTGAGCGACCAGGACGAGGTGGACGGGCCCACTGCGTGGACAAAGACGTTCGCCGAGTTTCCGTTGGGAACATTGCGGGAGTACATCGACTGGCAGCCGTTCTTCAATGCGTGGGAGATGAAGGGTCGTTTCCCCGACATTCTCAACAATCCCGCGACCGGCGACGTTGCCCGCAAGTTGTGGGACGACGCCCAGGCGATGCTGGACACCGTCATCGAGGAGAAGTGGCTCACGGCCAACGGCGTTGCCGGTTTCTTCCCGGCCGCCGCAGTGGGTGACGACGTCGAGCTCTACACCGGCGAGGACCGCAGCGATATCCGGCTCAAACTGCACCACCTGCGTCAGCAGGGCGACCACCGCCCCGGTGTCCCGAACAGGTCGCTGGCCGACTATGTCGCGCCGAAGGACACCGGTCTACGCGACTATGTCGGCGGTTTCGCGGTGACCGCCGGCCTGGGCGCCCAGGAACACATCATGAAGTTCAAGGACGACCTGGACGACTACAGCGCGATTCTGCTGGAGTCGCTGGCCGACCGTCTCGCCGAAGCCTTCGCCGAGTGCCTGCACAAGATCGTGCGCCATGAACTGTGGGGGTACGCACCCGATGAGAAGCTGGACAACCTGGAGTTGATCGGCGAGAAGTATGTCGGAATCCGCCCCGCCCCGGGGTACCCGGCCTGTCCGGATCACACTGAGAAAGCCACCATCTGGGAGCTGCTGAACGTCGAGCAGGAGACCGGTATGGAGTTGACCGAGTCGATGGCGATGTGGCCCGGGGCCTCGGTGAGCGGGTTGTACTTCTCGCATCCGGCCAGTCAGTACTTCGTGGTCGGTCGTGTCGGTCAGGACCAGGTGACTGACTACGCCGAGCGCAAGGGCTGGTCGATGCAGGTCGCGGAGAAGTGGTTGTCTCCCAACCTCGGTTACGACCCAGAGAGCTGA